Proteins encoded by one window of Kribbella flavida DSM 17836:
- a CDS encoding ABC transporter substrate-binding protein, with translation MSFPTGNVLSRRSLLRGLGAAGVGAGLGGLATGCGGSVLRSAAADLPPATGAYDGPPVTLRFWNGLTGGDGPFMRKLLARFQELNPAVTIEMYAIPWSNFYQKFPASVASGLAPDFALMHNFQVATNAARGVIMPVDSLVDAVGLSEQEYPATVWQSGVYQDRRYSIPLDIWPDSLFYNRRVLAKAGLDPDQPPQDAAAYLAALETLRSKGIAGHWLASVDPQGVGRPFDSLLWQHGGTHYDADGTTAYFTSAAATAALEWQVSLLEQGFSPRNASGGDANVAFKNDKNAFLWGGPGALINDLSKVKNLDWGVAPLPRIGSQRAAFSGSHQFVIARQKDFDPDRVAASVAFISWLTRNAAGWAEAGPIPARRSVQQSGDFQKLVPQAKVARGVDFIKFYPLIPGIADVQLTILYPAVSDVLLQNSTPERAMEDAVAQASELLQENRQKYEGSR, from the coding sequence GTGTCGTTTCCAACAGGCAACGTGCTGTCGCGAAGATCGCTGTTGCGCGGTCTCGGCGCGGCCGGCGTCGGCGCCGGGCTCGGGGGCCTGGCGACCGGCTGTGGCGGCTCCGTGCTGCGGTCGGCGGCGGCCGACCTGCCGCCGGCGACCGGTGCGTACGACGGTCCGCCGGTGACGCTGCGGTTCTGGAACGGGCTGACCGGCGGTGACGGGCCGTTCATGCGCAAGCTGCTGGCCCGGTTCCAGGAGCTGAACCCGGCCGTGACGATCGAGATGTACGCCATCCCGTGGTCGAACTTCTACCAGAAGTTCCCGGCGTCGGTGGCGAGCGGTCTGGCGCCGGACTTCGCGCTGATGCACAACTTCCAGGTCGCGACCAACGCCGCCCGCGGGGTGATCATGCCGGTCGACAGCCTGGTCGACGCGGTCGGCCTGAGCGAGCAGGAGTATCCGGCAACGGTCTGGCAGTCCGGCGTGTACCAGGACCGCCGCTACTCGATCCCGCTGGACATCTGGCCGGACAGCCTGTTCTACAACCGCAGGGTGCTGGCGAAGGCCGGGCTCGACCCCGACCAGCCACCGCAGGACGCCGCGGCGTACCTGGCGGCGCTCGAAACGCTGCGCAGCAAGGGCATCGCGGGTCACTGGCTGGCGTCCGTCGACCCGCAGGGTGTCGGCCGGCCGTTCGACTCCCTGCTCTGGCAGCACGGTGGAACGCACTACGACGCCGACGGCACGACGGCGTACTTCACCTCGGCGGCGGCGACGGCCGCGCTCGAGTGGCAGGTGTCGCTGCTGGAGCAGGGGTTCAGTCCGCGCAACGCCAGCGGCGGCGACGCGAACGTCGCCTTCAAGAACGACAAGAACGCCTTCCTCTGGGGTGGACCAGGGGCCTTGATCAACGATCTGTCGAAGGTGAAGAACCTCGACTGGGGCGTGGCGCCGCTGCCCAGGATCGGCTCGCAGCGCGCAGCCTTCTCCGGTTCGCACCAGTTCGTGATCGCCCGGCAGAAGGACTTCGACCCCGACCGGGTGGCCGCGTCGGTGGCCTTCATCAGCTGGCTGACCCGCAACGCGGCCGGCTGGGCCGAGGCCGGGCCGATCCCGGCGCGCCGGTCGGTGCAGCAGTCCGGCGACTTCCAGAAGCTGGTGCCGCAGGCAAAGGTTGCGCGCGGTGTCGACTTCATCAAGTTCTACCCCCTGATCCCCGGCATCGCCGACGTCCAGCTCACGATCCTGTACCCGGCCGTCTCCGACGTCCTGCTGCAGAACAGCACGCCCGAGCGGGCGATGGAGGATGCCGTCGCGCAGGCGAGCGAGCTGCTCCAGGAGAATCGGCAGAAGTACGAAGGGAGCCGGTGA
- a CDS encoding carbohydrate ABC transporter permease, with product MATDTVVAERSRRAPGSVGVVGRSGVRPGLLTPYLFLAPFLLVFGVFVLAPAVYGLWISLHNWDFFLPTRPWVGLTNYLNLFDPDNLLAEHFWESMLATGKFVLFSVPLLVVLPLGLAMLLNRNFRGRTAFRAIYFAPYVLGVSVIGLLWQFLLSSNVGLVNYYLSKVGLDEAIPWLTALPWVWISLVGVTVWWTMGFNSVVYLAGLQGIDTALYDAAKVDGASRWREFVHVTLPGLRPVLLFVVTMTILASANMFGQSYLLTAGNPSNETRTAIMFIAQVGLEQFRIGSAAAMSYLLALLLIVISAANFVFFRSKEGD from the coding sequence ATGGCCACCGACACTGTGGTCGCCGAGCGCTCGCGCCGCGCTCCCGGCAGCGTGGGGGTGGTGGGACGGAGCGGCGTACGCCCGGGCCTGCTGACGCCGTACCTCTTCCTGGCGCCGTTCCTGCTGGTCTTCGGGGTCTTCGTGCTCGCGCCGGCGGTGTACGGGCTGTGGATCAGCCTGCACAACTGGGACTTCTTCCTGCCCACCCGGCCGTGGGTCGGACTGACGAACTACCTCAACCTGTTCGACCCCGACAACCTGCTCGCCGAGCACTTCTGGGAGAGCATGCTTGCCACCGGCAAGTTCGTGCTCTTCTCGGTCCCGCTGCTGGTGGTACTGCCGCTCGGCCTGGCCATGCTGCTGAACCGGAACTTCCGCGGCCGGACGGCCTTCCGTGCGATCTACTTCGCGCCGTACGTGCTCGGCGTCAGCGTGATCGGACTGCTGTGGCAGTTCCTGCTCAGCTCGAACGTCGGCCTGGTCAACTACTACCTGTCCAAGGTCGGGCTGGACGAGGCGATTCCGTGGCTCACCGCGCTGCCGTGGGTCTGGATCTCCCTGGTCGGCGTCACCGTCTGGTGGACGATGGGCTTCAACTCGGTCGTCTACCTGGCCGGTCTGCAGGGCATCGACACCGCGCTGTACGACGCGGCGAAGGTCGACGGCGCGAGCCGCTGGCGCGAGTTCGTCCACGTCACCCTGCCGGGGCTGCGGCCTGTGCTGCTCTTCGTCGTCACGATGACGATCCTCGCCTCGGCGAACATGTTCGGGCAGTCCTACCTGCTGACCGCCGGCAACCCGTCCAACGAGACCCGGACAGCGATCATGTTCATCGCCCAGGTCGGGCTCGAGCAGTTCCGGATCGGCAGCGCCGCGGCGATGAGCTACCTGCTCGCCCTGCTGCTGATCGTCATCAGCGCGGCCAACTTCGTGTTCTTCCGCAGCAAAGAAGGGGATTGA
- a CDS encoding carbohydrate ABC transporter permease: MATIVTAGRRPGQGVAANLLLYALLLILSVIFIAPLLWMLSTSFKTTEGATALPPQWIPAEFSTEGYTSLFADAQAPVLRWLFNSVVVAVAHTVLVLVTAAAAAYPLARMRFRGKNTIFALIVATLFVPGFVFLMPNYLIVESLGWLDSKWALIVPGAASAFGVFFLRQFFVSIPVELEEAGLIDGANRFQIFVRIVLPLAKAPLATLAILSLLGSWNDFLWPLYVLFNPENLTLPAGLATLKGAYATDYPAIMAGAALASVPVLIAFALVQRYVIAGVARSGLKG, translated from the coding sequence ATGGCCACGATCGTGACCGCCGGTCGGCGGCCGGGCCAGGGGGTGGCGGCGAACCTGCTGCTCTACGCCCTGCTGCTGATCCTCTCGGTGATCTTCATCGCCCCGCTGCTGTGGATGCTGTCGACGTCGTTCAAGACCACCGAGGGTGCGACCGCGCTGCCGCCGCAGTGGATCCCGGCGGAGTTCTCGACCGAGGGCTACACCTCGCTGTTCGCCGACGCCCAGGCGCCGGTCCTGCGCTGGCTGTTCAACAGCGTCGTCGTCGCGGTGGCGCACACCGTGCTGGTCCTGGTGACCGCGGCGGCCGCGGCGTACCCGCTGGCCCGGATGCGGTTCCGGGGCAAGAACACGATCTTCGCGCTGATAGTGGCGACCCTGTTCGTGCCCGGCTTCGTCTTCCTGATGCCCAACTACCTGATCGTCGAGAGCCTGGGCTGGCTGGACAGCAAGTGGGCGCTGATCGTGCCCGGCGCGGCCAGTGCGTTCGGCGTCTTCTTCCTGCGGCAGTTCTTCGTCTCCATCCCGGTCGAACTGGAGGAAGCCGGGCTGATCGACGGCGCCAACCGGTTCCAGATCTTCGTCCGGATCGTGCTGCCGCTGGCGAAGGCGCCGCTGGCCACGCTGGCGATCCTCAGCCTGCTGGGCAGCTGGAACGACTTCCTCTGGCCGCTCTACGTGCTCTTCAACCCCGAGAACCTCACCCTGCCGGCCGGCCTCGCGACGCTGAAGGGCGCGTACGCCACCGACTATCCCGCGATCATGGCCGGAGCAGCGCTGGCCAGCGTCCCGGTGCTGATCGCGTTCGCGCTGGTCCAGCGCTACGTGATCGCCGGCGTCGCCCGATCCGGACTGAAGGGCTGA
- the kduI gene encoding 5-dehydro-4-deoxy-D-glucuronate isomerase yields the protein MITTQPPLHVRHATHPAQILGFDTAALREHYLVEDLFTPDTVTAVLTHHDRIVLAGARPASGPLALGTWPELRSEYFLERREAGIVNVGAPGRITVDGAEFELTTGACLYAGRGAREVVFEGADAAFYLFSAPAHTDYPTTLVEPGQGNRLELGDQQTANRRIIDQYIHADGVQSCQIVLGVTTLHSGSTWNTMPAHTHDRRTECYLYFGLPESERVVHLLGEPEQTRHLLVADRQAVISPSWSIHSGAGTSAYSFVWAMAGENQAFSDMDGVDVQDLR from the coding sequence GTGATTACGACGCAGCCGCCCCTCCACGTCCGGCACGCCACCCACCCCGCGCAGATCCTGGGTTTCGACACCGCCGCGCTCCGCGAGCACTACCTCGTCGAGGACCTGTTCACCCCGGACACGGTCACCGCCGTGCTCACCCACCACGACCGGATCGTGCTGGCCGGCGCCCGTCCGGCGTCCGGCCCGCTCGCCCTCGGCACCTGGCCGGAGCTGCGCAGCGAGTACTTCCTCGAGCGCCGTGAGGCCGGCATCGTGAACGTCGGCGCCCCCGGCAGGATCACCGTCGACGGCGCCGAGTTCGAGCTGACCACCGGCGCCTGCCTGTACGCCGGACGCGGGGCGCGGGAGGTCGTCTTCGAGGGTGCCGACGCCGCGTTCTACCTGTTCAGCGCGCCGGCGCACACCGACTACCCGACCACGCTCGTCGAGCCCGGCCAGGGCAACCGGCTCGAGCTCGGCGACCAGCAGACCGCGAACCGCCGCATCATCGACCAGTACATCCACGCGGACGGCGTACAGAGCTGCCAGATCGTGCTCGGCGTCACCACCCTGCACTCGGGCAGCACCTGGAACACCATGCCCGCGCACACCCACGACCGCCGGACCGAGTGCTACCTGTACTTCGGCCTGCCGGAGTCGGAGCGGGTCGTGCACCTGCTGGGCGAGCCCGAGCAGACCCGGCACCTGCTGGTCGCCGACCGCCAGGCGGTGATCTCGCCGAGCTGGTCGATCCACTCCGGCGCCGGTACCTCGGCGTACAGCTTCGTCTGGGCGATGGCCGGTGAGAACCAGGCCTTCAGCGACATGGACGGCGTCGACGTGCAGGACCTGCGATGA
- a CDS encoding mandelate racemase/muconate lactonizing enzyme family protein: MSLDRHFVTAVERSAITSRYPRTVGRNARLGSHGSGGDAEIVILRTDTGKAGWGLVAGALPAEDQVVGRSVLDLIDPATGVRDQAVAGLDFALHDLVGQIEDQPVYAILGARGQRTISCYDGAIYFADLDPDDDPRGVPAVLADCAADDAAGYRAFKLKIGRGNRWMARAAGDARDIEVTRAVREAYPDHRILVDANDGYDCDGFIAYLQAVAEVGLYWVEEPFLDDAADLARLRAHLTETGSATLIAEGESNPELDTLLKITANGDIDVLLMDVVSFGLTSWRAVMPKVAELGAYASPHAWGLPLKTLYAAQLAAGLGRVDTVEGVPGQTLGADTSAYQWRDGELTVPDRPGFGIPLDELTGR; this comes from the coding sequence ATGTCCTTGGACCGCCATTTCGTCACCGCCGTCGAGAGGTCGGCGATCACCAGCCGGTACCCGCGGACCGTGGGCCGCAACGCCCGGCTGGGCAGTCACGGCAGCGGTGGCGACGCGGAAATCGTGATTCTGCGGACCGACACGGGCAAGGCGGGCTGGGGGCTGGTCGCCGGTGCCCTGCCCGCCGAGGACCAGGTCGTCGGGCGGTCCGTGCTCGACCTGATCGACCCCGCGACCGGCGTACGGGACCAGGCGGTCGCCGGGCTCGACTTCGCCCTGCACGATCTCGTCGGGCAGATCGAGGACCAGCCGGTGTACGCGATCCTGGGCGCGCGGGGGCAGCGGACGATCAGCTGCTACGACGGCGCGATCTACTTCGCCGACCTGGACCCGGACGACGACCCGCGCGGCGTACCGGCGGTGCTGGCCGACTGCGCGGCCGACGACGCGGCGGGGTACCGCGCGTTCAAGCTGAAGATCGGCCGCGGCAACCGCTGGATGGCACGCGCCGCGGGCGATGCCAGGGACATCGAGGTCACCCGTGCGGTCCGGGAGGCCTATCCGGACCACCGCATCCTGGTCGACGCCAACGACGGCTACGACTGCGACGGCTTCATCGCCTACCTGCAGGCCGTCGCCGAGGTCGGCCTGTACTGGGTGGAGGAGCCGTTCCTCGACGACGCGGCCGACCTCGCCCGGCTTCGTGCGCATCTCACCGAAACCGGATCGGCCACGCTGATCGCCGAGGGCGAGAGCAATCCGGAGCTCGACACCCTGCTGAAGATCACCGCCAACGGTGACATCGACGTCCTGCTGATGGACGTCGTGTCCTTCGGCCTGACCAGCTGGCGAGCGGTCATGCCGAAGGTCGCCGAGCTGGGCGCGTACGCGTCCCCGCACGCTTGGGGCCTGCCGCTGAAGACTCTGTACGCCGCGCAGCTGGCGGCCGGCCTCGGCCGGGTCGACACCGTCGAGGGAGTCCCCGGTCAGACCCTGGGCGCCGACACCAGCGCCTACCAGTGGCGCGACGGCGAGCTGACCGTGCCGGACCGTCCCGGATTCGGCATCCCGCTCGACGAGCTCACCGGTCGCTGA